The DNA window tctTTTTTAATCCGACGTGGCGGTCCGTAGTGGCGCTGACATGGCCTCGAAGGCAGTTGTGGCTCACGTGAGCAGTAGACGAGGGCTGGTTGCCTGGCACTAGTGGCGCTCGCCTGCACCGTCCACGGCAGGCTGCCACGCCGACGCCCGACAGTGGCGTGCGGCAACAGCTCCACGACGGGGCCGCGCTGGAACACGCGCTCGTCGACGCGCCCGCCCGTCCAGCACCTCCACGATGGGGCCCAGGCGCACGCACCGGGGCGCCTTGTACTGGTTGATGGACGCGCCGCGGGCGAGCGCGTagtccatgagcttgtcgaacgTGCCGTCCGACACCACCCGGATCTCCAGCGGCCCGATGGAGCGGTCGGCGGCGCGGCCCTGGCGGTACACGCTGTTGAGCGCCTCCTCCACTGCCAGGCAGCAGTCCTCGAACACCGACGCCGGCACGGGCGTCGTCGTCGCGGCCCcacccgcggcggcggcgcggaggcggAGCTCCCAGAAGAGCACGTAGTGGCCCGGGATAGTAATGGCCGTACGTGGCATGCTGGCAGCTCCAGCACGTCGGGAGGGGAGCGCAAACTGATGCCGGCGATCGCCGACGAGATGGACCGGCGATCGCTGCTGTACAGCCTGCTGATGCCGGTGATGAGCCACGCCGTGCCTGGGCTGGACAAGGGCAAGTGCATGTACCTCTACTTCGTCAAGGCGGAGTCGCGCACGCCGGGGGGCACCGGGCGCGCCCGGTCCTGACCAGCTTCTACCGGAGCCGTCACTTCCTGGAGCGCCCCCACGACCCCTACACCGTGTACACCAACCCCGACGAGGCCATCCTCTGCGTGGACGCGTACCAGAGCATGTACGCGCAGCTGCTGTGCGGGCTCGTGCACCGCGCCGACGTGCTCCGCGTGGGCGCCGTCTTCGCCTCGGGCTTCCTCCGCGCCATCCGCTTCCTGGAGCAGCCCAGGCAGCGCCTGTGCCGGGACATCCGCAGCGGCACGCTGGACGCCGAGGCGGTCACGGACCGCGCCGTGCGCGCCGCCGTGGAGCAGCGGGTGCTCCTCCGCGCCGACCCGGCGCTCGCCGACGCCGTCGAGGCCGAGTGCGCCAGGCCGTCGTGGCAGGGGATCATCCGGAGGGTGTGGCCCAACACCAAGTACATCGACGTCATCGTCACCGGCGCCATGGCGCAGTACATCCCGCAGCTGGAGTTCTACAACGGCGGGCTGCCGCTCACGTGCACCATGTACGCGTCCTCCGAGAGCTACTTCGGCATCAACCTCAACCCCATGTGCAAGCCCAGCGAGGTCGCCTACACCCTCATCCCCACAATGTGCTACTTCGAGTTCCTCCCCTTGCCAcaccccgacgccgccgccggcgagcccgACCAGCGCGACCTCGTGGACCTCGTCGACGTCAAGCTCGGGCACGAGTACGAGCTCGTGGTCACCACCTAATCAGGTTGTACGCACTGTGTGCCTACTGATAGATGACAAGTTCAGTGCTGTGCAGTGACACTAACAACGCTAGCTGTGCAACCGTGTGACCCTCAGGGCTGTATCGCTATCGCGTGGGCGACGTGCTGCGCGTGGCCGGGTTCAAGAACCAGGCGCCCATGTTCAACTTCTTGCGCCGCAAGAACGTGGTGCTGAGCATCGACTCCGACAAGACCGACGAGGCGGAGATGCACGCGGCGGTGAGCGGTGCGGTGCAGCACCTGGCCCCGTTCGGCGCGTCGCTGGTGGAGTACACGAGCTACGCGGACGCCGGGACCATCCCGGGCCACTACGTGCTCTTCTGGGAGCTCCGCTTCCGCGCCGCGGGCGGGGCCGCGACGACGACGCCCGTGCCGGCGTCGGTGTTCGAGGACTGCTGCCTGGCAGTGGAGGAGGCGCTCAACAGCGTGTACCGCCAGGGCCGCGCCGCCGACCGCAGGAGATCCGGGTGGTGTCGGACGGCAcgttcgacaagctcatggactATGCGCTCGCCCGCGGCGCGTCCATCAACCAGTACAAGGCGCCCCGGTGCGTGCGCCCGGGCCCCGTCGTGGAGCTGCTGGACGGGCGGGCTCGTCGACGAGCGCATGTTCCAGCGCGGCCCCGTCGTGGAGCTGTTGCCGCACGCCACTGCCGGGCGCCGGCGTGGCAGCCTGCCGTGGTCGAGCGCCACCAGTGCCAGGAGGTCATCAACCAGCCCTCGTCTACCGCTCACGTGAGCCACAACTACCTCCAAGGCCATGTCAGCGCCACTATGGACCGCCACGTCGGATTAAAAAAagaaacgaaggggtatggactagAGATACATCACttcaaaagtttatggacccgAAAAACCACTTTCACAGTTGATGGACCCAAATGAAACATGGACAAAAGTTAACGGATCAatgatgcatttaactctattAGAAACATATATGCTATGGAAATTACCACAATACTCTTGAGCAGGGCTGGTTCTACGCCTTGAAGGGCCCTCGAGCGAACTTGACAGCGGGCCCTttggctatatatatgtataattGTATATATGCTAATGTGCAATTTTATATAGGtatatataacatatatatatatgtgtgtgtaatTTACTtgcaaagcataggagtcatttGATGAACAATGACACTATCACGATACATTCGTAGTTTGAGATGTCTATTATTAATAGTGATCGATGAGCAATGACAATATCAAGATTCAATGACTAGAAGAACAATAAAAAGTCACTAATATGATTACCTTAAACTTCCAAATAAAATCATCAAGGATGGTGTTGAGATCAATAGTGTCCAAGACATCCTTTTCAATGTAGCACATAGCTAGGTGATTCGATCTTTCTTGTGACATAGTGGACCTTAAATAGTTTTTTTCCAAATTTGAAGAAATTTCTTTCAGCTGAGGCTATGGTCACAGGTATAGTCAAAAGGATTCAATAGGCAACTAAAACATTAGATAGCAATCCGCAGCCATAACGAACTCAAGAATATCAGTTGTTGACATCAAAGTATATGGTAAAGTCATTTGTAGCACCTTCAATTTTGATGTCAACAACGCTTGTACAGATTATCTTCATCTAAGGACTTCAAAATTTTCTACAAGTACTTTTCCAAACCACTGTAACAAAGCTCAATTTATACAAGTTTATCATACAGTATTATGTATAGCCTTCAGCAGCAGAATCATTTCTCGAGGAGTTGTACTAAACACACTCCACGGCATACAGATGCAGTTTATGAGATCCGAGTCCAACGAGGTGTAGCACTGTTACAAGTCTGTATCAAACGGTCACGCAGTTGAGAACGGCGAGAACCATTCGGTAACATGGTCAAAATAGAAACCCCTTATACACAGTGTCTTTTCATAATCTTCGAATGGATTTAAACGTAGGATGGGCCGGATACGCTCCTATATATGATATTGATTCCATCGTCAACCAAGATTCCACTTCCATCACTTGCAAAGCGTGCATAGCCACCTCCGTCTGCGCAGTGAAATGAGAAGGATTAATGTTTCAAATTGACCAAACCAGGCTGCTGCTGGCTGCTGTTGATTGCAGCTCGCTCACAGTCACGGAACAAATAAGCAAGCGAAAGTAAGGAAACCATATTTTATATTGAAAGAGAAGTAACATATATATATTACCCCAGCAGATTGAAGAGGGCGCTGCTGATATTGGTCTCCAGGTAGCAAGGATCCCTTGTATACGTGACTGTGAAAATTCCATTTGGACCATTATGGGTATGGGCCTCCACACGACGGATATGGCAGAACTTATTCCAGTCGTAGGTGGATTTTCCCAAAGCCATTGAACAGAGCAGCGGTAGGTCACAGCACAGGTACAAACGGGTGAGGTTGAGACCCCGCAGGTATCTTGGGAGTCTTCTCATGCCGGAACTCTGCAGATTAAGGTATCTAAGTGCTGGGACAGCCTCTAAGACAGACAGTCGCGAGCAGCAACTGATGGCAAGCTTCTGCAAACTTGGGAGGTTGGTGATTCTCTTTACACTGTGGCAGCACTCCAGGCTAAGTTCAACGACACAAGGAAGGTTTTCCAGATAGTAAAGGCAATGGACATCTTGAAGGTTCAACATCTTGAGCGCCCTTGCGTAGAAGGAAAGGCCAGGTGGAAGTTGTGTCAATGATCTGCATTTGAGTGTGAGTTCCAACAAGACTGGCATGGCTTCAAGCAGCTCCTCGcactcccactcccactcccactcTTCCCAGCGAACCATTTCGATGAAGATCAATTTTTTCAAACTTGGGAATGATACCGACACACGGGAATGGCGCTTATTATTGTGCTTGTGGGTGTGGCGCATGAATTCTGGGCCAACATGCTTGATGGCTGGAGCATGAAGAACAATCAATATCTCTAAACAGGGAAGCTGACACAAGCCATTGGGGAGCTGGGTACAAAGAGCAAGATTCGACAGTTCCAAAATCCGCAGCCTCTCCAGAGACACTCCTGTCATTGACATAACCCATTCTGGAAGTCGACGCCCAAAATATCCATCAATGGTCAAATGATTTATGCAACCTGGAGGACAAAGCTCAGCAAATACCTCCTCAAtgtgccgctcctcctcctctgtgacAACTCTTTTGACTGACCCGCCGTCATCTTCTATTATACTGCTGCACTTCAAGGCCAAGCGGCCAAGGTGCTTCTTGCTACGTAGCATGGCCTTTGCAGCTAAGGAGCTGGGATGTACATTCTCCAATCCCTTCAGTGAAAGATCCCTAAGCTGAGAAAGAGGACCTAGCTCTTCCAAAGTACACCAACCATTTGCACCACCATCCATGTTGGCTGGAAAGTTCAGTATTTTCCTCAAGTTTGTCAGCTCACCAAATTTCTTTGGTATAATATTTACCGCTTCACCGAGATAAACAGACCGCAGCTGCTTTAACTTTACAATGCCATTAGGAAGTCGTACCATTTTCTCACAACCACTAAGGCCAATATGCTGCAAAAACTTCAATTGGCCAATTGTATCTGGTAGACTAGATATTTGAGTACTTTCTATGGTCAAGTACCTTAAGAGCTTCAGTTCTCCCAGATGGTCTGCTAATAATGGAATAAAATCTGCATTCTCTAAATGCATTGTGCGTAGTCTGGATAATCTACTCAAAGAATCATTATGCTTAAACCTGATAGGGCAACAAGATATTAATGTTCTCAACGAACTCTGATTTTGTAGAACGCTCCACTCCAGTTCATCTGAACCTGACTCCACTCCAATAGACAGAAAACGAAACTTGTGTGAAAGAAGACTGCTACCAATACCACCTTCCCCCATACGAGCCTCCAGTGCTTCATCTCTAACCATATACTGGCAAAATGAGCGAACAACATCATGCATTACGTAATGTGAATGGCCAATGCATTCCTTATATGGTTGTATAAGGTTCCTCATGATCAACTCTTCGTTGTAATCTCTTCCTATCTGTTCCAGGTCATCTGAGTATCTACTGCTCACCAATCCTTCACTAATCCACATTTCAATCAGTTGATCAGGACTAATGTTTGTTTTTTGTGGGATAAGTGAGTAGTAAATCAAGCATTGCTTCAAATGAGGGGGTAGATCATCATAACTCAGGTATAGTGCATGGTTTAGCTCTTCGGGCATTCCATCAATAGACCATGCAGGATTATCTAAAACCCTCTCCCACTCAACTATGTTTATAGACCTTTGTCGCAATAGTCCTCCTATCACTTTGATAGCAAGAGGTAAACCACCGCATCTGCCAAGGATGTTCGATCCTATATCCTTCAGAGTATCTATTTCAAGCTGATCTCTCTCGGTTGCTATGACCTGCAGGCAGATTTAAAATTAATGAATGGAATTATATTTGATTGTGAATTTCTGTTTCAGACATGGTTGCAGAATTCCAGCTGCTCCCCTGTCCTGAAATATATGGAAACTATCCTAAATTTGATAGACTTCGTAGATAAGAGCATTAACATCTACCACATCAAAAAGATAAATTAGCAAAATACATTTTATAATGTATATAATGAAGCtcgatatcataaatgttattactcTTCTCTACAAACTTGGTCAAAACTTAGGATGGTTCGATTTAGGACATATTAAAATCCCTTATATTTTAGGATGGAAGGCGTATCGATTCTTTAGTCATTCTTTCTTTTCAAAAGAAAGTCGAAGTAGGTCGTTTTACTTGTTATTATGTCCTCACCTTCCACTAAATAACTACATATCCTTTTAATGTCAAATTGTTAGGTCGATACGTGAACCTGGATCTATATTCCATATATAAACCACCATATTAAGTTATCCatgttttaaaaaaaacaaagaatcATAGTTTCCACTAATATCACAACGTAGCCCAATCAGTGGTTACTGAATCAAGAATACAAGATGGGGCGCCACACATTACAAAGTTAAAATGTAACCTGTCATGTTGCTCATTTTTATGCTGAACAAGCTTTCCTTTCCCAGCACTAGTTTCATAATTCATTCAAGTGCACTTCAAATCTCGAACTAGTTCAAATATCAATAGTTATAGCTATTGCCTAATAAATCAGTTTGCATATTAGAGTAGAACTAAAGACCAATGGCAGATAAATATAGTTGAAAATCATAAATTCAAATTTATGAGAAAATTATGAACGCAACTAAAAACTATAGTTATGAAAATGTTGTAGCAACGTCAACAACATTCAATTGGCAACATGAGATTTGTAAATACTATCTAGGCATCTGGTCGTATGAAACAATCGTTAGTAGAGTTAGAACATCTCCCGCAGACACTCCAAATTGAATTCCGTCCTGTATATCTCCATTTGGCTATCCACTCCATATAATTCACTCTCCATACTTGATGAGCACACTCTAAAAGACTAACAAATCTCACTGTCCACAGTTGTTGATCTATATTATATTGGTATTGAAATTAACATTAATTGTACACTTTTTCCTTCATTCTTTAGAATTAAACCGATACTCTTAAGTTCAAATAGTATATAAAACAGTCAATTTTGAGGAATTTTAGTTTAACATCAAAATGTGTTGTCTGTTATTTATTATATCAACAGAAAAAATAGAAGTGATTTTAGAAGATTGATACAGTCACCATTTTGAATTTTTGAAAGAGGAGAAAACACTACAAAGAAACAGATCTGCATAGACAAGCAAAGCAGCCAGACCTGGGCAGCTCACTCGCCTCTGATTAAGAGGCTCTGCTAGTCAGAAATAACAGAGGCGGTGGTGGGTGGACAGGGTGGTGCTTGTCTTCCTCTACAGACAACCAAAAAAAATGCAGGCCCACCGGCTGACGCCCACTGGAGATCTGCTATTGCGCCGTCGCTGAGCCCGTTGCCCATTGCTCGATTTGCTGCGCCGCCTGCCCGATTTGAGGCCTCCCCGCACTGGGGTGGTGGCTCGGCAGTAGGGATGAgagtggatttttttttaaacaCGACTTCACACGTTTTCATTAAGAAGATGAGCCGAAACAACAGCTTACACAACGTAGCTATAGGAGAACCCATAGTGCCGACTACAGAACCATAGAGAAAGTGGTTAGGAACCTAAACGACAACATAAAAGAAAGAAAGACGTTAGGGAGAGGCCCTCCACCACAAACCTAACCGATTGAACTTGCAAAGGAAAAAATACATCAACGCAACGCTGCCAGCAAGAGAAATGAAGCCACGGTGGCCAAGCATTCATCAAGAAGCGACGAGACAACAGCGGCAAAGTATCCGCAGGAGTGGGGGGGGGCATCACGCCCTCAGCATCCGGCATGAGGGGGGCGCCGAAAGCGATGGCGGCGGCAAGGTATCCACCCGAGCAGCAATGACGGCAAagcatccatcaaagaagagagGCAGTGGCAAGGTATCCGCTGCAAAGAACCCAAGCAGCAcggtggcaaagcatccgccatcGGCAAGAGTGGAGTGACATCAGCGGCAAAGTATCCGCCCAGGCAGCAACgatggcaaagcatccgccaaaaAGATCCTGTGAAGAACCATACGACAGCGGCAACACCATACATCTGAGCTGGACAGACCAAAGCGAAGAAGGAGCTGAAGCACATGTAGGCATATTATAGCCAGGATCAACTCCGGCGGGAGAGGCGGGACGGCAGTAGAAGTGCTCCAACGGAGCCTCCAGGAAGGGGATGACATCCGTAGACGCCAACAACGTTGAAAGAAGAGCACAAGGACTTCCGTCCTAGGACCGCCCCAACAACCCGTGCGACGAACAGAAGCTTCAACGACGCCTACGAGAAGGTAGTggcatggtgaaaggtccttgtttggttttggtaattgagtaacaacttaggtggactaattatgtttatgtgagatacacaggtgattagtccacaggtacacgtgtgtgagcaacatatgccatgaaggtgaaaatggcttgaaaatgttgcaaagctcacacatgtgatgatgaaggagcttaaatgcacatgagacatgacattgagtgatgtgatcaaggtggagaagatcaagacaagacttggcttgatggaccggttgcaagcgtgaagggcaagtcgaaggctttggagtgatggaccgcgtggcggtgaagcttgagcaagacttggcgccgatggacgatggcaacggtgaagagcaagtaaagtcaagatcgatgaaccaatatgatcatgtgatgatatgaagtggatcatatcattgttgatcgtgttggtgcatgtgttgcatcgacattgaagaagatggaatagaatgcgcaaggcaaaggtataacctagggcatttcatttcaccggtcataggtgtgtagagaagtttatgaccgggtttaggatagatggccgtactatcaagaggggcaaacttgtttgcatattggtcatctagtgccactcgagtgatctaacttttcatcgtcgctaggattgagtggcgtggcaagttgagtggctaacatcctttgggaaatgattgtgaaaagctaacacacatacacatggtggtgtacacttggtgatgttggcatatttacaaaggagatggtgtTAGCAAGCAAgttgattcggcgctttcggaaaaatggaatgcctattttctattgcgccggatgcaaattcttgtggttggcacattagagcaagggtgaagaagttagaagtgaaaacgagttgatcgcgaagatgctggcgtcagtcaactgaccggacgctggatctgaaagcactggacgctggcagggtgcgtccggtcaggctgacgtacggtgacgtagaagctggcgtgtgaccggacgctgggctacgtccgatcacatgcgactggacgcgtccggtcgaagaaatatgcctcgggtaccttactgaaaacgaccggacgctagggtccagcgtccggtcagttgaagctgctgcgtccggtcaggtcaagtgaccgttggaatcaggacacgtggccgtctacgggcgaccggacgctgaggtccagcgtccggtcaacacgaccagagcgtccggtcggcctgatttttgcccagtgaaggggtaacggctagtttaacccttggggctataaatagaagtggccttcggccatagctggtgctgagcaccttgggggactttgtgtccatgcttgagagtgcttaggagccctccatctcatacatacttgatagtgatcatccgattgtgtgagtgagcgattctagtgcgattgcatcgagtggcactaggtgatcgagttgcaagccggtggtgcttgttactcttggaggttgccacctcctagatggcttggtggtggtctctgtcgaagcgcgcaagaagcttgtgcggcgctccagagaagtgcttgtgaggggcacttgtgctcgcctcgcgggagtcgcgaagagcaactttagtaaagcgtgtcattgagctaccctcactcaaagggtaggttcttgcggcgcccgacgtgcgggcttagcgggtgatgctaattagccgccgaaccaccaagtgagcggtcgacacaatggggactagcgtgttggcaaacacgtgaaccttgggagaaaaatcatcgtgtcaaccttattcttcccattggtttgcatccgcgttacacaagcttgcaattacttttatacatattaagcttgtgtagttgctcttgtaattagatagcttgtgtaggttgctaattaccttcttgcttgtgtagcatagaagtagctcccttgcgtggctaatttggttttagtaaccttgttagtcacattgcttagtttgtgtagctaagtttttgcgctctctaattaggcattggttgccttgttattgagcattgctagtgagcttagttagctttgtgtttttgcttctTAGCATGTGTAGgggctcccttgttgcttaaagtactagtggcataggtttgtgtaaccttgctcctagaattagttaggtgagctctagctagcccggcacctttgttgcttgattagtatctttggaaggtgctagagaacatagatagaggggtgtagtcttggctagaccgatagttataattccgcacttgtttcggttagccgacgcgattaattttagaaaagactattcacccccccccccctctagtccaccatctcgacccttcacacaGACCGTACCACTGCCGTCGGCCCGAAGCAAGGCATCGGGCAGAGTTTTCACCCAAGTAACAACTGTTCACCGGATTGGGGTCGTCCCGCCCTGCCGGGGCAGGGGCAGATCCTCCGGCGTCGGCTAGCAGCCAGCTAGCAAGCAGGCCTCGCCCGTCCAGCACACCAGCAATGGCCGACACTAGTTGGCTAGGAAGGCCCACCTAGGGCAGGACCGGCCGCCTAGATGTGGCCGCCGTGGGCACCCAGGCCATGGCCGCCGTAGGCACCTCGACCGCCAGATCTGACCGTCCTTGGCACCATAGCGTCCCCCACGAGCGAGGCTGGCATCCGCAGCATCCACCGTCCACCTGGCACACTGGCCACCGTGGACTGGCACCGTCCACGTCAGGGCCAGGTAGGCAACGGCCCCGGCCAGACCAGCCAACGCGGGCAGGCGTGCGGTCCAGCCAGGCTGCCGCTGCCCCTAGCCCAAGGCAGTCGCTAGCGACCCCATAGGGGTGCAGGCCGTCGGCACCGGCCTGAATCTGGCTGCCCACCGCATGAAGACCCAGGGATGCTGGAAGAAGGGATGGATGTGCTGCATCACCACGCAGAACGAATGGAGGGTGTAGGCACCAAATCTAGCCCCAGGGGTCTAGATCCGCTCGGGTGGCCGCGTTTCCTCGCCGGAGATGAACCCGGTGGTCATAGATGAGGGGGAGGGGTGGTGGAGGAGTgacggggagggagggagggttgTGGCCGCACCCTTTTTTAGGGGCCACCGCAGGCCACCGCCATCACACGACGGTGGCCGAAGGGGGGCCAGGGAGGGGGGCCTAGGGCGCTGGCGCCGTCGCCCCTGAGTCGCCCGTTGGGGGCACTCGGGGAAGGGTGAGTAAACCCACTTGTTCCGCAGCAAGAATGGATGAGAGCGGATAGAGAGGGCGGGTGGTAGATAGGGGTCGGGCATAGGGGAGAACTCACGAACTCAAGGATCCACGACCACGAACAGCGCTCGGTCATCGGGCCACGCACTCGGCCGGTGTTGCCTCCTTGCACTGCCCTCACCCTCCACTCCAAGCAGAGAGAACAAAGAAGTCTATCGCCGTTTAGGTGGGGTGCAGGGCGGCGACGGTGATGAGAAGGCGGCAGTGTGTATAGATGGCCATTTGGGCCGTGCAGCCCGGCCCGGCACGGTCCGCTGGCACTGGGCCAGGCACGGCACACCGTGCCCATCATGCCGTGCTGAACCGGGCACCGGGCCTAGCCAACGGCCAAGCATGGTTGGTCGGGCCGGCCTGAAAAGCTCGATCTTAGTGGGTCGTGCCAGCCCAGCAGCCCGACGAGAGGGGAATGGAGGAATCGGCGTCGCCCTCAGGCGGGGCACGGGTAGCGAAGGGGCGGCGGCGCGGCACGCCTGCGACACATGGCGGCATGGCACCCCTGATCTAGCTGTAGGGCGGAGCTGGTGGTGTGGATCTGTGAGGGTAGAAGGGCGCAGCGCGGAGAAGAAGATGGTGTGGCGTTGGCGTAGGGAAGAAGGGAGTCGGGAGGAAAGAGGTAGCGGCCAGCCACGGGGAGAGAAGTAGAAGGTAGCGGGCGACTACAGGTTACGCGGGAGGCGGCAACGCTCCACGCCTCCACGAGTCAGAGCGAACATAGAGTGGACATGGATAGTGCCCGAGTAAGTCTATGGACAGGTATAGGATTGGACTGATGAAGCCTGGTAAGCTGCGGGCCTCCACTGGGCCTGTGGCAATTTAGCGGGCTGGGCCAGGCCAGGCCGCCCTGACGTGCCTAGGCAGCGGCCCAAGCACGGCACGCTACATATTTTTTATGACACTAATATTTTTATACCGTCTTTAGAAATAAATTGTGTTGTATCTCGGCCCTATAATCGTTTTCCTtttatagtaaaataatagaacTTATTTTAAAAGCAAAGCAACATGAAAGAAACCGCTGACTCGCTAATGTCCCAACAGGGATGGTGAAGCTATTGGCTAATGCGCTCAAGGCTCAATTTCTTAACTAAAAAAGCTACGGCTAATGCGATGACGAGTGTGCTAAAGATGCTCTTACTGGTTTATATTCTCAATACATCCAAGCACACAATATATCATTCTACCCGAGTCTCCACATTAATCGTCATAAAAGGTATACTAGAAAATGATAAGTCCaagaaattcctacaaatatcaAAAAAAATCTAGCCATCAATGATTTGCTCTAATCACCATTTACCTATAGCTATTGGATATTCTGTTTCCTTAGAATTACCCGCATTTATCATTTTTATAAATAAGATAAAGTAAAGCCCTCAAActacatctaaattacccacatctgtcattataaaacataatatatAGTAAGCACTAAATTTGTGAATAAATTACCCATCCTGGCATTATGATGATAATATAAGTAGCGCCTTAAATTTTCATCTATACTATTATCTTTTGCCACTATTAAAATAAACTAAACATTCTCTCAAATATACATCTAAATCACCAATGTGTGCTATTATGAAAAAAATTAAGGTCACTGTAAATTACAACTAT is part of the Miscanthus floridulus cultivar M001 chromosome 9, ASM1932011v1, whole genome shotgun sequence genome and encodes:
- the LOC136483506 gene encoding putative disease resistance RPP13-like protein 1, with translation MITLLLPFLALGASAKPHWPRIFTTIKDKFSIRMWLSITQACTETELLREAIHHAEGRDCHDDGKSRLESTLADTIRDKKTFVVLDDMWTAAKWNDVLKASFSYVARGSRVLVTTRDDRVARSMKAQYLHHVDYLGPQDAWTLLKKEVIATERDQLEIDTLKDIGSNILGRCGGLPLAIKVIGGLLRQRSINIVEWERVLDNPAWSIDGMPEELNHALYLSYDDLPPHLKQCLIYYSLIPQKTNISPDQLIEMWISEGLVSSRYSDDLEQIGRDYNEELIMRNLIQPYKECIGHSHYVMHDVVRSFCQYMVRDEALEARMGEGGIGSSLLSHKFRFLSIGVESGSDELEWSVLQNQSSLRTLISCCPIRFKHNDSLSRLSRLRTMHLENADFIPLLADHLGELKLLRYLTIESTQISSLPDTIGQLKFLQHIGLSGCEKMVRLPNGIVKLKQLRSVYLGEAVNIIPKKFGELTNLRKILNFPANMDGGANGWCTLEELGPLSQLRDLSLKGLENVHPSSLAAKAMLRSKKHLGRLALKCSSIIEDDGGSVKRVVTEEEERHIEEVFAELCPPGCINHLTIDGYFGRRLPEWVMSMTGVSLERLRILELSNLALCTQLPNGLCQLPCLEILIVLHAPAIKHVGPEFMRHTHKHNNKRHSRVSVSFPSLKKLIFIEMVRWEEWEWEWECEELLEAMPVLLELTLKCRSLTQLPPGLSFYARALKMLNLQDVHCLYYLENLPCVVELSLECCHSVKRITNLPSLQKLAISCCSRLSVLEAVPALRYLNLQSSGMRRLPRYLRGLNLTRLYLCCDLPLLCSMALGKSTYDWNKFCHIRRVEAHTHNGPNGIFTVTYTRDPCYLETNISSALFNLLGRRWLCTLCK
- the LOC136479375 gene encoding probable indole-3-acetic acid-amido synthetase GH3.4, with protein sequence MPRTAITIPGHYVLFWELRLRAAAAGGAATTTPVPASVFEDCCLAVEEALNSVYRQGRAADRSIGPLEIRVVSDGTFDKLMDYALARGASINQYKAPRCVRLGPIVEVLDGRARRRARVPARPRRGAVAARHCRASAWQPAVDGAGERH